A part of Helicobacter himalayensis genomic DNA contains:
- a CDS encoding helix-turn-helix domain-containing protein, with protein sequence MPQYKNTDEISKTQIMYFYHQVAQNVARIRKEKGLSQLELSLAIGYKSVSLVAGAEAGYKNIHFNLEHLYKISQVLEVDIKELF encoded by the coding sequence ATGCCACAATATAAAAACACAGATGAAATTTCTAAAACTCAAATTATGTATTTTTATCATCAAGTTGCGCAAAATGTTGCAAGAATCCGTAAGGAAAAGGGTTTATCACAACTTGAATTAAGCCTTGCCATTGGTTATAAATCTGTTTCTTTGGTGGCTGGAGCAGAGGCAGGATATAAAAATATTCATTTTAACTTAGAGCATTTGTATAAAATCTCGCAAGTGCTTGAAGTGGATATAAAAGAGTTGTTTTAA
- a CDS encoding Na+/H+ antiporter NhaC family protein translates to MYSDSVLSLVVPIFVIALVFITKRVVFSLLLGIVLASFMMKGSDILGAVEYVIIKIGAVFYEDGALNMQSVYVFGFLLLLGILTQLMSYSGGIGAFVKWARKRVKSARGSEFVAFIAGIVIFIDDYFNALSVGQISKSLNDANHSTRERLAYVIDSTSAPICILMPISSWGAYILVQLDKNFSGDNFLLLFESIWANFYAWFALLGVFLTILWQINLPAMRKYQNVGVVESFELDSSKNTSVWLLIIPVIALICFVAGLIFYTGYRNSGELSLIAMLGKTDTGLSLFWGGFVAFVLTLLLSFKNLKLVDFVPIFKQGSTAMLPACLILVLAWAIGPIIKDDLSTGQYLANLSREFLESSTINASFVIVLVSFLISGFIAFCTGTSWATFAIMIPIGASLAQVNGIEIVLVISAILSGAVFGDHASPISDTTILSATGAGCSVQSHFLTQLPYVCTAAFIALVCFSIAGLSGSILLAHCVGLTLGVGIFYLYKRVYY, encoded by the coding sequence ATGTATTCAGATTCTGTATTGAGTTTGGTGGTGCCGATTTTTGTGATTGCGCTTGTGTTTATCACAAAGCGCGTGGTGTTTTCACTGCTTTTGGGTATCGTGCTTGCAAGTTTTATGATGAAAGGGAGCGATATTTTGGGTGCGGTGGAATATGTGATAATAAAAATTGGCGCGGTGTTTTATGAAGATGGCGCGCTTAATATGCAAAGCGTGTATGTATTTGGATTCTTGCTTTTGCTTGGAATCTTAACGCAACTTATGAGTTATTCTGGCGGTATTGGTGCGTTTGTGAAATGGGCTAGGAAGCGTGTTAAAAGTGCGCGTGGTTCGGAGTTTGTGGCTTTTATTGCGGGGATTGTGATTTTTATTGATGATTATTTTAATGCTTTGAGTGTGGGGCAGATTAGTAAATCGCTCAATGATGCTAATCACTCCACGCGCGAGCGCCTTGCGTATGTGATTGATTCTACTTCTGCGCCGATATGTATTTTGATGCCAATTTCTAGCTGGGGCGCGTATATCCTCGTGCAGTTGGATAAAAATTTTAGCGGGGATAATTTTTTGCTTCTATTTGAAAGTATTTGGGCAAATTTTTATGCGTGGTTTGCGCTTTTGGGCGTGTTTTTGACGATTTTATGGCAGATTAATTTACCTGCTATGCGCAAATATCAAAATGTTGGCGTGGTGGAGAGTTTCGAGTTAGATTCTAGCAAAAATACGAGTGTGTGGCTTTTAATCATTCCTGTTATTGCGCTTATTTGTTTTGTGGCGGGGCTTATTTTTTATACCGGCTATCGCAACAGCGGGGAGCTTAGCCTCATTGCTATGTTGGGAAAAACAGACACGGGACTTTCGCTTTTTTGGGGTGGATTTGTCGCGTTTGTCCTCACGCTTTTGCTTTCTTTTAAGAATTTAAAACTAGTTGATTTTGTGCCAATATTTAAACAAGGAAGCACGGCAATGTTGCCTGCATGCCTTATTTTGGTGCTTGCGTGGGCGATAGGACCGATTATTAAAGATGACTTAAGCACGGGGCAATATTTGGCAAATCTTAGCCGTGAATTTTTAGAATCTAGCACGATCAATGCGAGCTTTGTTATTGTTTTGGTGAGCTTTCTTATTTCTGGGTTTATCGCATTTTGCACAGGTACGAGCTGGGCGACTTTTGCGATTATGATTCCCATCGGGGCGAGTTTGGCGCAGGTGAATGGGATTGAAATTGTGCTTGTGATTTCTGCGATTTTGAGTGGTGCGGTGTTTGGCGATCACGCCTCGCCTATTTCTGATACGACTATTCTCTCCGCCACAGGGGCTGGGTGCTCGGTGCAGAGCCACTTTTTGACACAGCTTCCGTATGTTTGCACAGCGGCATTTATCGCGCTTGTGTGTTTTAGTATCGCTGGACTTAGCGGGTCGATTTTGCTTGCGCATTGTGTAGGTTTGACACTTGGAGTTGGGATATTTTATTTGTATAAGCGGGTGTATTATTAG